One Carya illinoinensis cultivar Pawnee chromosome 5, C.illinoinensisPawnee_v1, whole genome shotgun sequence genomic window, CTGTGCTAGTATCAATCAAAATTTTCTTGGCACTTTGAAGTTCCTTCTCCGCCAAATCCCAAAGTCGTTTCTTGCGGTATAGTTTTCCTGTAAAAATCCAAACATATTCAGTAAGTTAGCTCACAACTAAGTTTCTTTCCAACCAAGTAGGGAGTGAACAGTTTACATTTAAAGGAACAAATGCAGCACGAAGTATAATTTGATACCTAAGACAGAGGAGAAAGCAACTATAAATGGTGGCAAGATCTGTAAGCAAGATATGTTTTTTCCCCAATTCAAAAAAGTTTCAGCTTCAGCTCCATTTCCAATTATTTCATGAATAATTCCAACCTGCATGTTATATGATCGTGCCAACGATTCAAATGTTAGCAGAAAAGGCAAAGAACACTGAGGTTGAGTTCAAGAACAGAAGAAAAAACAAGCCAAACCTGAAGAGTGCTTTCAAGATAACATTGGAGTACATTCCATGGACTAAGATAAACGCCATCCAAGTCCCATGAAACAGTATGAGAGGACAAAATTTCAGTAGCAACTGATCTGTGAATATGGAGATTCTTAAGGCCATATGTAAGCTTCTGAACGATATCCCCCGTGTCACTGCACCTTTCAGTCTGCTGCTCAACAGAGTACATAAATTTCTCTTGAAAGAGTTTTGTACGCAATCGATGAGCTTCTTTTGCATATGAAAGAGCCTTAAGAGAAGGAAAGTCATTAGAAAACAGAAATTATAATGAGATAAACGAGACAAGTGCATATTTAGAAGAAGCCAAGAAAATAACCCACTAAAAAGTGTAAAACATCAAGTAACTTGAGAAGAGTTTGGTGGTTTTCAAGATCTTCAAATAACTCTAGCCAACAGCGCCGAAATCAAATTGTATCTCTTCTGCCAATAAATAAGAATAGGAGGGTGAGGTCACTGGTTTAATCTTGTAGGAGTGAGTAGATTACCTATCAATTTCTTTAAGGGGAAACTAAACTTTGCACCTCCAAATTGATACCACTTATGCAAACCAAACCAGAGTCTAAAACATCGATACTGGTATTTGCTCTTGTAAAGTATCTTTTTCAGGTAagattttcaacaatttttttttctttatgagtTCCTATTgcccaaagaaagaaaacaataccTTACATCTTCCTCTGGAAAATGCATTTTACATGGCCTACATGTTTAGCAGACTTTTTAAAGGTTTCTTTCTAGGGCCATTCACttattttcttccatttctGTTGGTAGTTTATCCTATAATCCACAGTCGTCTCTTTGCTGTGTTTCTTCCGCACAAGTTTGAAAATGTGGGTTCTAAATGCTTCCACGTTTTTCCACTTTTTTCATCTTGCAAAATATTTATTGCCAAttagtatgtgtgtgtgtgtgtgtgtgtgtgtgtgtgttgattgtatGACCATTAGTATGTACTGGCAACATCTTCTTTGGTCAGTGAAATCTTAAATCTAAAGCTACTCCAAGTTTATTACTTCTACATTTGTCCTATTTAAAATCCCGAGTTTAACAACTTCACTTTAACCTTAATGAATTATAAACAGCAGAACAAAGCCAAAGGGTTCAATATCTTGAACTCTAACTGGAAAAGATTAAATGCCAAATGGTATTAGAACTTTTCTAAAATTAGTATACACCAACATTCCAGGATAAAGCAACTTACAAGATTGAGTCTAGGTAGCATAAATTCTAAAAGCAAACTGAACGTGAGTTACCTCAATGAACCTCCCATTTAAGATGAGTCTTTCACTCAAATCATGGTATAGATATCCAGCAAGGAACACAGAATGACTGGGCACAGGAACCTGCAATAAGAATGACAGATAAATTATATTGGCCGCAGATTAAAAACCAGCAGAAGCCACTTCAGAGATTCTTACACTTGAAATGAGTTCAAATGCAGCCTCTTTCACTTCATCAACTGCAATATCGGATATAAAAGAGCTCTCAAGATTACAAGAGCCctgggaatttgaaaaaaaacatgaaaaactcTGTTGGAAACCAACTATTAATGGCCTGGACCCCGATAGACAGTGTACCCAGAAATCAACAGAATTAGAATGTCCACCACAATGCTCTGATAATTCGATGAATGCCTCATTTACAGGTGAAACACAAAGCGCATGAGTAGTCCTTCTACACTCCCACAGCATGGCCAAGCAATTCTCCAGGGGGACATTGTTCAGTTTGAATAATCTAGACATCAGCCTATATATGTCAGGGTGAAAATCCATGCAACCCTGAGACCATAGACAGAGAAAGCAATGCTGTAATTGAATGGACATTATGTCAAGAAAATGCATAGAAATATGTCTACTTTAGAACCGAAAGCACCTGATACAATAAAGAGACAAACCTTCATCGATAACAAATCAATAACATTATACAGCAGTAGCACTATATTTTCAGGCACGATGGAGCACAGGTCATCTGTAGAGCAATGATCTGGAACAGAAATGCTCAACCATAGATTTATGGCAGCATTAATATCTTGGAAGATTAGCTGCTTCAAAAAAAACCAAGCAATATTAagtaaaacatataaataagcATACAACGTTTAAAGAATTAATTACTCAATTCTGGAGACTAGCCTTTTAAGCATTAACACCTTTGAGTTTGGTTCAATTTCCTGGGTACATAGCGCTCGTAAGCAATAAGTCACAGCTAATTGATGACAAGTTGGGATTCCCCGGCTACATGTTTCACCATATGCCTCTTTCTGTTTCAGTAACTATTTCATGACAGTCAAAACACAAATCCAGAAAGAGCAAGGACTAAATATTTAGTCAATGATGAAgacaaagaaaaaaacagaaCTAAATAACTTACAATTGTAGATATGGAATCAGATAGACACTGGATACAGTCTTTCAAACCTTCGATTCCACGGGCCCTTAATGCCATTCCCTTTCTACCTAAAAGTCTTGACTTTTGTAAACAACTATCAGGTGTAACATACACATCTCGCAAGAGGATGTCTATAATTTTGATTTGcattttataacaaaattctGGGTACAGAGCACTCATTTCCTCGTAAGCAAGCATCTCCTAAACAAATTCATGAAAGAGATGGACAGAAAATAGCTGAGCCCCActtcataattatttttttttctacgtAAGAAAGTCATAAAATCTCGACAGAGGCCTGACCTGCTCTAAGATTATGCCAATTGCCCTCTTGTACACTTTTGTAGAAGATGACAGCAAAAAGTACAGGATTGGAGCACTATCCCCCTCATTCAAATCCTTACAATGTCTACATTCTATCTGCATATCAAATCATGATATGGCTGAGGAAGcaagaaaagttataatgacaACATTTGAAAGCTCGCAAAACATACCTTTACCCACTGTCTCACCAAAGGCACTGGCGCTGGCAACCTTTCAATGACCTTTGCAGCAGCAGACCAATCTTCAAGGCACTCTGCAATTACTCTTTCTGCCTTATGATGGTCGCATTGATGGAGAACATCCAAAAGAAAAGCGCCTCTtgtgcatgcatcattaacaaaTTCTATAACAGAATCCTCAGAAAGATCACCAACTAACCCCTCTGATTTCTGTACAGAAAATTGGCACAGATGTTTAACACAAGTCCATGACGCCCTGCAACATAATTTCAATGCCTTTGAAGCCTGCAAAGGTAGAATCAATTCTTAACTTAAACAAACCAGAAGCTTTAAAGCCAATAACGTACAGTCAGATAATGTAGAAAAAAAGGCAACATAATGTCAGAGGGTAGGAACAAAAAGAACCGATCAAGAGCTCACTACCCCGGCTGCATACAAGCAATAACTTAACAATATCAAAGCAGGGTAATAAAAGTGATATTATAGCAGCAACCAAAATCCACCTCATTCGCTAGCACCTCACTGCCCTTTTGCAATTCCAACGTAAACAACCACAAATAATAGAAGCAAACAATCCATCAAAACGATTAGGATGAAATTTCCTAAAACAcaattaaaaaagtttttttttttttttaaagtgtgtGACTCTGAACTGAAAAGGTTCGatcttaaataaaattatggaaGCAACCAGTTACAACCACAGGagactattaaaaataaaaacactaaaAGAACATGTTCTGCtaaaggtaaaaaaaatacCTCTTTGACTTGCTTACTTCTGTacaaaaatacaccaatattGTGAAAAGAGGCAAATAGGTGTTTTAGCTCTTGAGGTTGAATCCATTCACTGGTAATAATGTGCTTAACTAAGTGAGTGTTACCCTGAAAAAAGAAAGGTAAAAAAATTAGCTTGATTGATACGCACATACCATTTTGTCCCACAATAAGCAAAGCTGTAAATAGAACCAAAATAAATGAGCTAGTAAAAGCTCATGCTTAGGTCATCAAAATATTAAACAATGAGAACGCCAACCTTCATGTTGAGCTTTGTTCTTATGGAGAGGGTAAAAGCCGCGACAGCAACAGTAAGTACAGCTTTTCTGTTTTCATCaaatccatctctctctctttcatatGAACAACTACTcgcatgaagaaaaaaaattcagagaAGCCTTATTGCTAATTTGATTCATCTATAAACCATGCCAGTAAacattaaagaagaaaaaactcccaaaataatatatatacataagttTCAGCCATCCATAACTCTTCTTGGGCACAACACTTTAGAATTCATTCTTTCATGGACCCTTTTTGCTGATATTTAAGACTAAGACaaggaaatgaaatataaataaaaaatctaaaatgtgCATCTCAAATGCTAGATTGGCAAATGAGTAGTAAACGTGACATTTACCCTCCACACTTCTATCCAACTGAATCATAAGAAAAATGAGGACCAATACCATATCATTTGGAAAGCAGATTATGATCCAGATTCTACTTGGTAGACTATCAACCTTTTGCCATATTATTTCAGCCACAATGGTTTCCATAAATGAATACAACATTACAACCCCTTTTATGGACAAAAAGCCTTTTGTCACAGCTATATCGAAGAAAGGACATAAATAACAATTTCTAAAATTGGgttcacaaaaagaaaaaaagaaaaaggagtaaAGTCCAAGTAAAACCCCACCCAAGAAAAACAAATCATTCCTCATATTAAAAACACTCAACTATATCTGAAACAACGGTAAAGAAATTAAACCACAGGAAAGCCAGTAACCgccggggggagggggggggtgTGGAAATAAATTGAAGGAACACCCTCTGTGTAGATCAAACATACAGTGCGGGCTTTAAGGGATgcaaggaaaagaaacaaattaaaaaaaataaacagggTAATGGTAAGTTACCTTtgacaagaaagaaaaatatcgGCAAAGTGATATAATGCATCCTGGATTATATAGAGTTTTGTAGTAACAAAAGCATCTTCATTTTCACTAATAAGCTGTTTCCTTTCTGAATTTACTAATTCAGCTAGTGGATGGCATAAGAATTTCAATGCATTTAAGTATACAGCCAGAGAagcttttcttttcctctgTTTGCAAGGCATGGAGACTTCATAATCAGAACTCAACTGTGAACAAATCTGACAAGCAGAATCTGTATGTTTAACACAATTCTCTTTGCAGTCAATATGAAAGTAACTATCACAAGAACCAAGTAGAGCAGCTAAATTCTGCAGTATTTTCCCATCATCGTGTAAAACTCTAATTGCAGACTCATTTTTAGCACCATCAGCGGATGTGAGACCATCACCTCGGGACTTAACATCTGAATTGATAAGGTGCAACCCAGCAGCATAAAGCCTGATTATCATATCAAACGGTGGCCTAACCTGCCAAgaaaacttaattaaaatacaatgcggacattaaaaaaaaaacacgaatGAGAAATGCATATAAACAGACCACGAAAACAAGATACCTGATGGGAATCACCTGCTATTTTGTTCAGATGTGTTGCCATTGGAATACATAAGTTTGCACTTGCAGTCCGGCATTTATTGGCACAATAAGAAACAAGATCAACATACTCTATTCCAGGATTTTCCATTTCAAactggaaaagaagaaaatatatcaatataatacTTTTTGACACTCAAACTTTAAAACCAAGGCCATGTCTGGTCAAttccaattttcaaaattttttgaaaaaattttcaacttttaaccAAGCATCTTTCAAtcgaatttaaattttattatttcaactttttatctaatcatttaccaagatttcaataaaaagtaaaaaacataaaaatcaaaacaacttttacaaaaataaaacccaaaagaTCCCCAAAAATTACATTTAAACCAAAGTTTTTAATTCCGTTCCATTCCAGCCAGACTTTTCCGTACCGGTGTAGTACTCGGTACACATACCTTCTTGTtccattttgttccaaattCTGACTTGTTTAGGCCATTCTGGGTCCTATTCCATTCTGGACTATTTTAATAGcagttttgtaattttctttggtttagatggcatttttgtaattttaaatctaaatagtatttaattaattctaaaatctaaaaggtatttatataattttaaatttttttttgtaactttaaatatgtcccatcattctctcttttttaaatattattatttttaataatttctctactctttttttttgtgtatcaactcaagtttgtgatttttttaatattacattcacaaaacctaataaaaaacacatctcaagtttttcaaaaaaattctcaaacatTCAATTTGTTAACCAAACATGGCTTGATCTTTTCGTATTGATAAATGTTAAAGCTGATGAACAAACAACACAATCTCCAAACTTCAAAAGCACTGCATAAAAGGCCAGGAGCCAATAAGTAGTTACGGTGTTTGATACaactaaaaacaaataatagCATTCCCCATAAAGAGAAAGCAGGAAAATAGTATTTATTCTTGGGTTGGCTTGGGAAAAATAAGAGAGTCAATACTCATATTCCATCAACAGTAACACATGTGTAACACCATTGACATGGCAAGCATTGATATGTATGTCGCATCAACCATAAAAATGATTAGCTTAACTGTCTACTGCTTCATCGGTGTTACGTGAGTGTTACACTTTGATATTACAGGTATAATTTTCGAAATACGAGTACTagaaacttttattttgatgattaaATACGAGTACTTTCATCAAATGGGCCAAATACGAGTACTAGAAACTTAAAAAGCTCATACAGTGTATCatcaaagaacaaaaacaaaccaTCACCCAAAAGTCTTTCTTGTTGAAAACTATAAACCACAATATATGGTGTGTTAACTTGCAACTCATACACCAAAAACCTAGTCAATACTTTATTACTCTTAGAAAAGTTGAATGCCAGCCAATTTACATTtcaataaacataaaaataacaagCATGTGAACATCTTACcataaattgtatttttttaatgaaaaacatCAAAGACCTTGCAaacacaaatttttttaccaagtTAAATTTTGGACCCATGTAACATGTCCACATTCCACAAATTAAGTAAATCATCAGCTTTCCACCGATGAAACATGTCTCCTAGAAATAGTTTGCATCAGAAGGTTTGAACCTCAGACTTGGAAAAGCATACCACCAAAGACCCTCACAATCACCATTTGAGCTAACCCCTAGGGATTTTAATTATACAATAGCATAGATTTATAGATATCAAAATTTTGTAAGGTAATATATGTTATTAAGTGCATATTTGGGATTGCggtgaaaaatataacttatagttTTAAGGCTTATAATTTATGACTAACTTCAATAATAGGTTCTACTATTAAAATGTTATTCACTGTTTGGtaaccatatatttaaaattcttttaaacatattacatttgtttgtaaataaattaaaaagtgctTTATGAGGTATAatgattattatttgattttttaacgATTATGACCATATTCTTAAAAGgttaaaagttataattatttgaaagtttatttCGCCCATCAACAATcttttaaaattcgaattacATTCTGCATTTTCCAGAAAATCACATTTGAGAAAAAACATCACAACGACACTTTACTCCAAAAGACTCTTAACGCAACCCAAACTAGCCCTAAATaaggtaaattttatttttacactcAACATAGACATAGCTGAAACTAACAATAGAAGTCCTTGTTGAATCGCATGACTCATTCGTTGGAGTTCTTACATGAATAAGATAAGTATTACCTTGCATTCGTGGGCAACGCAGTCCAACACACATGTTAATATTTCTATGATAAGTGAGGATCTATCTTCTTGTAGTGAGAATAGAGATGAACATATCCGCCGGGCAAACTGCATGTTAACTGACAGTTAAGAAACACATAAAGGTCCCTTATAGTACATATGGTTAGAAATCAGATACGGGTCACCTTGTAAATTTGATCTTTTAAAGACGACTTTTCATACTCGGTCAACGCAGCATAGCAGAGTGTTCGTACTAGCTTCTCGTCAAAGCATGCTAGCTCCCCTACTAAAAGCAAAGTGCATTTTCCCAGATAGGTCACGAGCACCCTGTGCAACTTCTCGTATGCATTGGCATCTAATACCCTGAAACATTCAAATTTAGATCAACTAATCAATGAACCATTCGTCTAGGTCCAGATAACCAaactacataattttatttcacAAATAAAGCAAATCTCGGCACATAACGGTCCAACAACAACACATAACCAGGGAATATCTCAATTTCCTTTTATTATCCCACATTTTCTCCGCAAACAAACGCATAATAATATCTCGAACCATCCAAAGCCACGAACCTGAACCACGGCCGAACCTCCTCCGTCAAAACAAGAACCCTCCTGTACACCTCGTCATCTTTGATTTGCCCCATTGCCGCGCACTTCACCAGCGTCACAACCAACTCCACAACCAAAAACGCAAACTCCTTATCACTACCACCTCCCTCCATATCCGGCAGGAACTTCCCCGCGGATTTGGCCGATTTCTTCACCCCAAAATTGATACCCTTGAAGCtctccaaaaccctaaacccctcGTCCTCGGCGTCGCCATATCGCCCACAGGCCACCATACAATGGACCATCCGAATCCTCTGGACGTGTACGGAATAGGGCTTGCAGGAGAGCTGTGAAGACACGGATTCCAGGCAATCCAGGCAGAGTCGGTAAATATGGAAAAGTTCGAGGGCAAATTGGTCATTAAAATTATGGGGATCGGAGAGGCGTTTGGGGAGAAGGGATAGGGTGTGGTTGAGAAAGGGAAGGAATTTCTTTGCGAGCGGCCGGATTATGGAGTTGTCGATGGATTTGCATAGTTTCTTGGGGTTCGTGAGATCCGAGAAAGGATGGAGGTAGTCGGAAAACAGGGAAAAGATGCCTGTGGACTCCGATGAATCGAGTTTGCAAAGAAGATAGGACTCGGAGGCTGAAGCCATTGATAGAGATGAGAGATACGAATGGAAGTGGGGAAAGAATGAGCGCGGAATTGAGGCTAGACGAAGAACGATGCAAGGACTAAGGGGTTTCTTAAGGGCGCGAAGGGATCCCGCCCAGCTCTTATTTCAAACACAGAGGACCATCCACgtcttcattattattattattatttagttttttttatatttctccgTCTTCATTATTAACCACGTGTGATGAAACTAGAAAGAATATGAAGACCTGTCTTTCATGTGGTTAGTCTGGAGACGTTTAGACAAAACTTTATCGATCGCAAAAATATTTATGGATTGAAAAGCGATAAGATGTTAGAATtcgatttatattttataagttaaaaattgtaattattcattttaatgatgaaaagaataatgtttcatttaaaaaaaaaacatgaaatattgactatattatatgaaaaaatctaattataaacaTAACTGTATATTACTATGTGTATCAATCTAATATGTGCTCcgatttaatatgattggtcaaaaaataaattttattgaaaacaatattaatttaaattttaaatatgaattaatcagtattggtatgcaaat contains:
- the LOC122309304 gene encoding separase isoform X8 is translated as MASASESYLLCKLDSSESTGIFSLFSDYLHPFSDLTNPKKLCKSIDNSIIRPLAKKFLPFLNHTLSLLPKRLSDPHNFNDQFALELFHIYRLCLDCLESVSSQLSCKPYSVHVQRIRMVHCMVACGRYGDAEDEGFRVLESFKGINFGVKKSAKSAGKFLPDMEGGGSDKEFAFLVVELVVTLVKCAAMGQIKDDEVYRRVLVLTEEVRPWFRVLDANAYEKLHRVLVTYLGKCTLLLVGELACFDEKLVRTLCYAALTEYEKSSLKDQIYKFARRICSSLFSLQEDRSSLIIEILTCVLDCVAHECKFEMENPGIEYVDLVSYCANKCRTASANLCIPMATHLNKIAGDSHQVRPPFDMIIRLYAAGLHLINSDVKSRGDGLTSADGAKNESAIRVLHDDGKILQNLAALLGSCDSYFHIDCKENCVKHTDSACQICSQLSSDYEVSMPCKQRKRKASLAVYLNALKFLCHPLAELVNSERKQLISENEDAFVTTKLYIIQDALYHFADIFLSCQSCSYERERDGFDENRKAVLTVAVAAFTLSIRTKLNMKGNTHLVKHIITSEWIQPQELKHLFASFHNIGVFLYRSKQVKEASKALKLCCRASWTCVKHLCQFSVQKSEGLVGDLSEDSVIEFVNDACTRGAFLLDVLHQCDHHKAERVIAECLEDWSAAAKVIERLPAPVPLVRQWVKIECRHCKDLNEGDSAPILYFLLSSSTKVYKRAIGIILEQEMLAYEEMSALYPEFCYKMQIKIIDILLRDVYVTPDSCLQKSRLLGRKGMALRARGIEGLKDCIQCLSDSISTIKEAYGETCSRGIPTCHQLAVTYCLRALCTQEIEPNSKLIFQDINAAINLWLSISVPDHCSTDDLCSIVPENIVLLLYNVIDLLSMKGCMDFHPDIYRLMSRLFKLNNVPLENCLAMLWECRRTTHALCVSPVNEAFIELSEHCGGHSNSVDFWVHCLSGSRPLIVGFQQSFSCFFSNSQGSCNLESSFISDIAVDEVKEAAFELISSVPVPSHSVFLAGYLYHDLSERLILNGRFIEALSYAKEAHRLRTKLFQEKFMYSVEQQTERCSDTGDIVQKLTYGLKNLHIHRSVATEILSSHTVSWDLDGVYLSPWNVLQCYLESTLQVGIIHEIIGNGAEAETFLNWGKNISCLQILPPFIVAFSSVLGKLYRKKRLWDLAEKELQSAKKILIDTSTAFSCIKCRLIMEATIDQHLGDLSQNTFDSTKAEISVERLLHAENLYKLALDKLNLSVWKNHVTFPEKANAESTVLKKNHVKDAECGVSNNSAHFVATEQDRRKKRDVPKTKVEAKKFRNDAPKPLVKENCLIPEKNSRLTRSRYRSMQNQSMSTSGEFQVGISRYLKGDNASSSNTFTQQELLRETKGCNAAFGVKIKCICNNMWCWQCLVMEVIESGLLNNFIHLKWEFVRRRLSSRLLSDIGKCFGNRGQIHETHELFFQSIAVLVSRNPSGQIHTNSSVPLTSLLDIFGKEIAGDVFAVERAVLLYNICWYSLKSYPSKDTRTACCDLCNIHISKLVSWLMLAFVLCREVPLLFEKVSQLLATVYVLSASTKLFPLLSPCKVLTDYQWASYFHQASLGTHLNYQLFSNMTGRSKVQHIVDAEGPYVPGLTCRGEETSNLLRLAPDSTQKLEEFVTKFFAGLPGMTVVCISLLGGAYARLLKNLLLYPTCVGAWMLVSRFNSTSQPVVLLLPVDPVREEYSDDDANSGCRKLCKRLDVGNKHWHCPWGSTVVDDVAPAFKLILEENYLSSSMFPIEDTKSNRTMWWMWRKELDRRLGKLLRNLEDSWLGPFRYVLLGQWSNRKHLDLVHKKLVHDLKSKCKLEVNESLLNVILGGSKDAFEEAGVLQLCLRRGYSVDKVGYRDEANRGTSFDVANGIEKQDELAFQLVQEAVKKLEGEETINREAIILVLDCEVQMLPWENLPILRNQEVYRMPSVGSISAALDRSHHHQEQVGKIVASFPLIDPLDAFYLLNPSGDLSSTQVEFEKWFRDQNMEGKAGSAPTAEELIAALKSHDLFIYFGHGSGAQYIPRHEIQKLENCAATLLMGCSSGSLMLNGCYVPQGTPLSYLLAGSPVIVANLWEVTDKDIDRFGKAMLDAWLRERSSCSLGCVQCDLLCAELEAMTIRGCKGNAKRKTQRKKSPEACETSLSKDFCNHRRKIGSFMAQAREACTLPFLIGASPVCYGIPTGIRKAKDF
- the LOC122309304 gene encoding separase isoform X1, giving the protein MASASESYLLCKLDSSESTGIFSLFSDYLHPFSDLTNPKKLCKSIDNSIIRPLAKKFLPFLNHTLSLLPKRLSDPHNFNDQFALELFHIYRLCLDCLESVSSQLSCKPYSVHVQRIRMVHCMVACGRYGDAEDEGFRVLESFKGINFGVKKSAKSAGKFLPDMEGGGSDKEFAFLVVELVVTLVKCAAMGQIKDDEVYRRVLVLTEEVRPWFRVLDANAYEKLHRVLVTYLGKCTLLLVGELACFDEKLVRTLCYAALTEYEKSSLKDQIYKFARRICSSLFSLQEDRSSLIIEILTCVLDCVAHECKFEMENPGIEYVDLVSYCANKCRTASANLCIPMATHLNKIAGDSHQVRPPFDMIIRLYAAGLHLINSDVKSRGDGLTSADGAKNESAIRVLHDDGKILQNLAALLGSCDSYFHIDCKENCVKHTDSACQICSQLSSDYEVSMPCKQRKRKASLAVYLNALKFLCHPLAELVNSERKQLISENEDAFVTTKLYIIQDALYHFADIFLSCQSCSYERERDGFDENRKAVLTVAVAAFTLSIRTKLNMKGNTHLVKHIITSEWIQPQELKHLFASFHNIGVFLYRSKQVKEASKALKLCCRASWTCVKHLCQFSVQKSEGLVGDLSEDSVIEFVNDACTRGAFLLDVLHQCDHHKAERVIAECLEDWSAAAKVIERLPAPVPLVRQWVKIECRHCKDLNEGDSAPILYFLLSSSTKVYKRAIGIILEQEMLAYEEMSALYPEFCYKMQIKIIDILLRDVYVTPDSCLQKSRLLGRKGMALRARGIEGLKDCIQCLSDSISTILLKQKEAYGETCSRGIPTCHQLAVTYCLRALCTQEIEPNSKLIFQDINAAINLWLSISVPDHCSTDDLCSIVPENIVLLLYNVIDLLSMKGCMDFHPDIYRLMSRLFKLNNVPLENCLAMLWECRRTTHALCVSPVNEAFIELSEHCGGHSNSVDFWVHCLSGSRPLIVGFQQSFSCFFSNSQGSCNLESSFISDIAVDEVKEAAFELISSVPVPSHSVFLAGYLYHDLSERLILNGRFIEALSYAKEAHRLRTKLFQEKFMYSVEQQTERCSDTGDIVQKLTYGLKNLHIHRSVATEILSSHTVSWDLDGVYLSPWNVLQCYLESTLQVGIIHEIIGNGAEAETFLNWGKNISCLQILPPFIVAFSSVLGKLYRKKRLWDLAEKELQSAKKILIDTSTAFSCIKCRLIMEATIDQHLGDLSQNTFDSTKAEISVERLLHAENLYKLALDKLNLSVWKNHVTFPEKANAESTVLKKNHVKDAECGVSNNSAHFVATEQDRRKKRDVPKTKVEAKKFRNDAPKPLVKENCLIPEKNSRLTRSRYRSMQNQSMSTSGEFQVGISRYLKGDNASSSNTFTQQELLRETKGCNAAFGVKIKCICNNMWCWQCLVMEVIESGLLNNFIHLKWEFVRRRLSSRLLSDIGKCFGNRGQIHETHELFFQSIAVLVSRNPSGQIHTNSSVPLTSLLDIFGKEIAGDVFAVERAVLLYNICWYSLKSYPSKDTRTACCDLCNIHISKLVSWLMLAFVLCREVPLLFEKVSQLLATVYVLSASTKLFPLLSPCKVLTDYQWASYFHQASLGTHLNYQLFSNMTGRSKVQHIVDAEGPYVPGLTCRGEETSNLLRLAPDSTQKLEEFVTKFFAGLPGMTVVCISLLGGAYARLLKNLLLYPTCVGAWMLVSRFNSTSQPVVLLLPVDPVREAEYSDDDANSGCRKLCKRLDVGNKHWHCPWGSTVVDDVAPAFKLILEENYLSSSMFPIEDTKSNRTMWWMWRKELDRRLGKLLRNLEDSWLGPFRYVLLGQWSNRKHLDLVHKKLVHDLKSKCKLEVNESLLNVILGGSKDAFEEAGVLQLCLRRGYSVDKVGYRDEANRGTSFDVANGIEKQDELAFQLVQEAVKKLEGEETINREAIILVLDCEVQMLPWENLPILRNQEVYRMPSVGSISAALDRSHHHQEQVGKIVASFPLIDPLDAFYLLNPSGDLSSTQVEFEKWFRDQNMEVTFLGKAGSAPTAEELIAALKSHDLFIYFGHGSGAQYIPRHEIQKLENCAATLLMGCSSGSLMLNGCYVPQGTPLSYLLAGSPVIVANLWEVTDKDIDRFGKAMLDAWLRERSSCSLGCVQCDLLCAELEAMTIRGCKGNAKRKTQRKKSPEACETSLSKDFCNHRRKIGSFMAQAREACTLPFLIGASPVCYGIPTGIRKAKDF